One genomic region from Amaranthus tricolor cultivar Red isolate AtriRed21 chromosome 12, ASM2621246v1, whole genome shotgun sequence encodes:
- the LOC130796947 gene encoding cytochrome c oxidase subunit 5C — MSGSKVAHAVLKGPSVVKEIIIGMGLGLAAGTLWKMHHWNEQRKVRSFYDMLEKGQISVVVEE; from the coding sequence ATGTCTGGTTCAAAGGTTGCTCATGCTGTATTGAAAGGCCCCAGTGTTGTGAAAGAGATAATTATCGGGATGGGACTTGGCTTGGCTGCTGGTACCTTGTGGAAGATGCACCACTGGAATGAACAAAGGAAAGTGAGATCCTTCTATGACATGCTCGAGAAAGGCCAGATCAGTGTGGTTGTGGAAGAGTAA